TTTATTTACTAATGAAACTAAATTTGAATTTATATTTTTTGCAATTTTTACAGCTTCATTTACAACATAATACATTTCTGCATTTAAAAATTTATATTGATATAAATTCATTCACAATAATATTTGAATTTTAAAATCTGTTTTATTTGCATCAATTAATTTATTAGTAACATATTCCAAATAAATCTTGTATTGAATTGTTCCATAAACTAATTTAAAAATAAAAGCTATATCTTTTTTTGAAATAAGTTCATTTTTTATTAATTTATTTAAAAGTTTATTTGAAAATTCATTATTTTTAAAAACTTTAAATAAAATATTTAATGCTTCTTGTCTTGTATTCATTATTTATTAAAATGATCTTGTTCAATACTGAAGAAATTAACATCAATCATAAAATGTTCCAAAATTGAATTTACAAATTCACTATCTTCTAAAACTGATAATTGCTCACTTGCTAAAACGTGAGAATAAATTTTATTAGTCAAAAGATCTACTAAATATTTTTTAAAATCAAAATCTTTGTCAATTTCAGTTTCTCCAACTTTAATAACATTTTCTTTTCAATTTTGCACAAAAAAATGATATTGTTCACCTATAATTCTAAAAACATCTTTTTTAAGTTTTTCAAATTTACTTGTCATTGGATCTTTTTCTAAAGTTCCTTCTTTTAGTAAAACTTCTTTAACTTTTGCAACAGCGTTATCAACACTATCAATTTCAATAACATATTGATATTTGTGCTTTAATGGAATTTCTAATAATGCTTTATCTAGTCTTTGTTTAATAATGTCTTCTTTTTCTGTACCACGTTTTCTTAATCTTTGTTCCAATGATTTTAAACTTGGGGGCATTAAAAAAATTGAAATTAAATTTTCAGATTTTTCTTTTTTTAAAACTTGAGTTGCTCCAATAACTTCAATTTCTAAAATAACATTTTCACCCTTTTCAATTTTGTCATAAACAACTTTTCTTGGGGTTCCATAAAAATTACCAATAAATTCAGCATGTTCAATTAATTCATTATGTTGTATTGCATCATTAAAAACTTCTTTACTTACAAAGAAATAATTTACACCATCAACTTCTCCTGGTCTTGGATGTCTTGTTGTCATTGAGATAGACTGTACAAGATTTAAACTTTTATCTTGAGCCAATTCTTTATTAATTGTTCCCTTACCAACACCTGAAGGTCCAGATAAAATAATAATTTTGCCTTTTTTAATCATAAATATTTTCCTTTTCCAATCTTAGTAGATATAAATGTTTATTTTTATAATTTTTATATTTTAAGTTTTTCAAAAAATCCAATTTAGATAAATCAAGATTTGATTCAGATTCCATTATTAATATACCATAATTGTTAAGTAATCTATTTTCATAAATATAATTAAAAAAATCATAATAATACTCAACTTTTGCAAATGGTGGATCAAAAAAAATTAAATCCATTTTTTTATTTGTATTTTTAAATCATTTCAATACTTTTTTATAATCATAATTTAATAATTCATAATTTTGTTTATCAATCCCTTTTAAGTTTTGTTCAATTATTTTTAGTGCTGGTTTAAAGTGATCATTAATATATGCAAATTTTATTCCTCTGGATAATGCCTCAATTGATAATGCTCCACTTCCTCCAAATAAATCTAAACAAACTTTATTTTCATAAATAAAATAATTATCTAGTATATTAAACATATCTTCTTTAACTCTTGCAGTTGTTGGTCTTGTATTCATTCCCTCTAACGAAACAAGTTTTCTTCCCCTATATTTCCCACTAATAATTTTCATATTTTCAATTCCTGTTCTTTTTTTCATTATACAAAAATAAATATTATATAATCAAATAAGAGGTATTATTCTATGAAACTAGATTTAGAAAAAGATTTAATGCAAAATGAAATTCCTACTAATAAATGATTATGGAAAGAAACTCAACCAGAAGTTATTAGAAATAAATCAATTGATGTTAAATTACCCTTAAGTCAAAAAAATGAATTAATAATAAGAAAGTTGATTGATTTTGTAAGATATAGTCAAGATCCTGACTTAAATAAAAAAGAAAATCAAGACTATTTAAGACCTGCTGTTGGTCTTGCAGCACCACAAATTGGCAGTAATACAAATATGTTTTTTGCAAGATTTGAATGAGATGTTGAAACTGGAGATGTTGAAGAGTTTGCAATGATAAATCCAAAAATAACTGCAAAAAGTGATCAAATTGCATTTTT
This genomic window from Spiroplasma taiwanense CT-1 contains:
- the rsmD gene encoding 16S rRNA (guanine(966)-N(2))-methyltransferase RsmD, whose amino-acid sequence is MKKRTGIENMKIISGKYRGRKLVSLEGMNTRPTTARVKEDMFNILDNYFIYENKVCLDLFGGSGALSIEALSRGIKFAYINDHFKPALKIIEQNLKGIDKQNYELLNYDYKKVLKWFKNTNKKMDLIFFDPPFAKVEYYYDFFNYIYENRLLNNYGILIMESESNLDLSKLDFLKNLKYKNYKNKHLYLLRLEKENIYD
- the gmk gene encoding guanylate kinase — translated: MIKKGKIIILSGPSGVGKGTINKELAQDKSLNLVQSISMTTRHPRPGEVDGVNYFFVSKEVFNDAIQHNELIEHAEFIGNFYGTPRKVVYDKIEKGENVILEIEVIGATQVLKKEKSENLISIFLMPPSLKSLEQRLRKRGTEKEDIIKQRLDKALLEIPLKHKYQYVIEIDSVDNAVAKVKEVLLKEGTLEKDPMTSKFEKLKKDVFRIIGEQYHFFVQNWKENVIKVGETEIDKDFDFKKYLVDLLTNKIYSHVLASEQLSVLEDSEFVNSILEHFMIDVNFFSIEQDHFNK
- the def gene encoding peptide deformylase, coding for MKLDLEKDLMQNEIPTNKWLWKETQPEVIRNKSIDVKLPLSQKNELIIRKLIDFVRYSQDPDLNKKENQDYLRPAVGLAAPQIGSNTNMFFARFEWDVETGDVEEFAMINPKITAKSDQIAFLEGGEGCLSVDKDIKGVVPRSYKIQIEAYEWLSKQKVDLTLRGYHAIVFQHEIEHNQGKLYHDKINKDSPNFIDENWIAI